Proteins encoded within one genomic window of Alteribacter populi:
- a CDS encoding phage tail protein: MQKGGITLLTITDLNGDIENLTNIKGFTLNRKVNGDRSIAFSCIPDESNEHAFGMIDGESSIEYSNARYVIKRVNEGNSGHKSVKHAVAIHEFFDTMRRRPERRILNGNQSFSAILAFIFEGTPYTFNIVDSYSSERVEDFGNTSKLTLFKQALEIYGSEFTVLGNLVTLRREIGANVGFQFRYGYNVNAINVYRDTDDLAAVIRGYGGEPDEDGVYPVEVTYVSPHVDIIGEENEAPPVYNRDITNESEMLDLLEATIIDEPQLSITIDIADLRADNQFYEVVNEGDRGYIVYEPMGLTIEARVVEISETFDANLKPISTKVTLSNIRESIIDDFTRFSNTSTQVNRIMGGQAKLPFNVLDDAVLNATRALQSAQTELVFENGILAIEKENPNEVVIFNSKGIGISKDGGQTVTTAMTGDGMVADVITGGQINANNVTIYGGDTENYTRISGADIESRGSFTRTWFGETKTHDVAFQFRNGRMRVENFNEDKRLYFSDFGISTFLRGYDDESDNAEFHGSGVIEFFSHMYNPDVRGLTLFSNRGTIGLRTMTRDIILDSDRNVEIMASRGTITLMPRDDSRSGNNHFRFNVKDNDGPSDTDGWIQYGSPNTNYGSGLRFQKTSVGEPMLWVTNGNGDKGSGSLWANKLFGALEAKVSSAYVHVDHRLRVTSMSGYNGDSTSYRPIEASGIMTGHTNLYLGVSGTDNGEVRVTNKLLRNDGDTTYYPIRASEYRNGSSLQYKTNIEPLEDDGRYVINKLEVVKYFLQQDVDNGVYDNEQVGLISEFSPEVATKDQKAIIIYKLLGYAVKAIQEQDDIILDLKDRIEILEGSEDEPDTTGQSEDN, encoded by the coding sequence TTGCAGAAAGGAGGGATAACCCTGCTTACAATAACAGACTTAAACGGAGATATCGAAAATCTCACGAATATAAAAGGCTTTACTCTGAACCGGAAAGTAAACGGTGATCGGAGTATAGCCTTTTCTTGTATTCCCGATGAATCAAACGAGCACGCCTTCGGAATGATCGACGGAGAATCATCTATCGAATACTCGAACGCACGCTACGTAATTAAACGCGTCAACGAAGGTAACTCCGGTCACAAGTCCGTTAAGCACGCGGTAGCTATCCACGAGTTTTTCGACACAATGCGACGACGCCCCGAGCGCCGCATCCTCAACGGCAATCAGTCGTTTAGTGCGATTCTTGCGTTTATATTCGAAGGCACGCCGTACACGTTTAACATCGTTGACTCGTACAGCTCCGAACGCGTCGAGGACTTCGGCAACACATCGAAATTGACGTTGTTTAAGCAAGCGCTCGAAATTTACGGCTCGGAGTTTACCGTACTGGGCAATTTAGTCACATTGCGGAGGGAAATCGGCGCGAACGTCGGCTTCCAATTCCGCTACGGATACAACGTTAATGCGATAAACGTATACCGCGATACGGACGACCTTGCCGCGGTTATCCGTGGTTATGGCGGAGAACCCGACGAGGACGGTGTTTACCCGGTCGAAGTAACATACGTGTCTCCCCACGTTGACATAATCGGCGAGGAAAACGAAGCACCTCCGGTATATAACCGCGACATTACGAACGAGTCGGAAATGCTCGATCTGCTAGAAGCGACGATTATCGACGAGCCGCAGCTTTCCATTACGATAGATATTGCGGACTTGCGCGCGGATAACCAATTTTACGAAGTAGTCAACGAGGGCGACCGCGGTTATATTGTTTATGAGCCGATGGGATTGACGATAGAGGCGAGAGTGGTCGAAATAAGCGAAACTTTCGACGCGAACCTTAAGCCGATTAGTACGAAGGTTACTTTGTCGAATATCCGCGAGAGCATCATCGACGACTTTACGCGATTCTCGAACACGTCCACTCAAGTTAACCGGATTATGGGTGGGCAGGCGAAATTACCATTTAACGTGCTGGACGATGCCGTACTTAACGCGACACGGGCGCTACAGTCGGCACAAACGGAGCTTGTATTCGAAAATGGAATTCTTGCGATTGAAAAAGAGAATCCGAACGAAGTCGTTATCTTTAACTCGAAAGGGATCGGGATAAGTAAAGACGGTGGGCAAACGGTTACGACTGCCATGACCGGCGACGGAATGGTAGCGGATGTTATTACCGGCGGGCAAATTAACGCAAATAACGTGACGATTTACGGGGGCGACACGGAAAACTACACTCGTATAAGCGGAGCCGACATTGAATCGCGCGGTAGTTTTACGCGAACGTGGTTCGGCGAAACGAAAACACACGATGTTGCGTTCCAATTTCGGAATGGACGTATGCGAGTAGAAAATTTTAACGAAGATAAACGTCTTTATTTCTCGGACTTTGGTATATCAACATTTCTTCGAGGATATGACGATGAAAGCGACAACGCGGAGTTCCACGGCTCGGGTGTTATCGAGTTTTTCTCGCATATGTACAACCCCGATGTACGTGGACTGACGTTATTCTCCAACCGCGGGACAATCGGATTGCGGACAATGACCCGTGATATTATCCTAGACTCGGACCGTAACGTTGAGATTATGGCAAGTCGGGGCACAATTACACTCATGCCGAGAGACGATAGTCGTTCTGGAAATAACCATTTCCGTTTTAATGTAAAGGATAATGACGGCCCTAGCGATACTGACGGGTGGATACAATACGGTAGCCCTAACACGAATTACGGATCGGGCTTACGATTCCAAAAAACGTCGGTTGGCGAACCCATGCTATGGGTTACAAACGGAAACGGCGATAAGGGTAGCGGTAGTCTATGGGCGAATAAATTATTCGGCGCACTGGAAGCAAAGGTTAGTAGCGCATATGTACACGTTGACCACCGATTACGCGTAACGAGCATGTCGGGCTACAATGGTGATAGCACATCATACAGGCCGATAGAGGCGTCCGGAATTATGACAGGGCACACTAACCTTTATCTTGGCGTAAGTGGAACAGATAATGGAGAGGTACGAGTTACGAACAAACTACTTCGGAATGACGGTGATACAACCTATTACCCTATCCGAGCAAGCGAATACCGCAACGGGTCGAGTTTGCAGTACAAAACAAACATAGAGCCTTTGGAGGATGACGGACGGTACGTAATAAATAAATTAGAAGTCGTTAAATACTTTCTTCAACAAGACGTAGACAATGGGGTATACGATAATGAGCAAGTTGGGTTGATTAGTGAGTTTAGCCCCGAGGTCGCCACGAAGGATCAAAAAGCGATTATCATTTATAAACTCTTAGGATACGCAGTAAAAGCTATCCAAGAACAAGATGACATTATATTAGATTTAAAAGATCGAATAGAAATATTGGAGGGATCAGAGGATGAACCAGATACAACCGGACAATCAGAAGATAATTGA
- a CDS encoding O-antigen ligase family protein, protein MKEQKVIGLIFIGILSITLLSIIGIGQGRMVISYGILSLALFLIVFYCKSYVKTKINLLGIILLAGFLSVFLLSYFYSPAATSEYGLWKMRQFVFLAFLPAFLILIVGKLKKNEMTLIENFILFACFATSLVVLYNTFSDGGLAGLQADWFSRQSIGEMNPVWLSRFLGLGLLVLQAPRFEKRPVMVFVLSIALVITALLTGSKTVLYFTLPIIVLYRLFNSGINKRTVLSVLALIGVVSMVAMFLNTINSAALIQRFSLESGTIGMRETMMQSTWNAFIGSGTFNTLFGHGGGTVASSMGYGYVREYPHNLFLEVLFELGLIGFFLLSFQTLLAILLFLKGLRNWVFFAYILHVLFSFTSGDLASNNLVFVFFALYLVSQREKDIKVKYRLKW, encoded by the coding sequence TTGAAGGAACAAAAGGTTATTGGGCTTATTTTTATAGGAATATTGTCAATTACACTCCTGTCCATTATTGGCATTGGTCAGGGGAGAATGGTAATTTCCTATGGAATACTTTCTTTAGCTTTGTTTTTAATTGTTTTTTATTGCAAATCATATGTTAAAACCAAGATCAACCTTTTAGGAATTATACTTTTGGCTGGGTTCCTCTCGGTATTTCTGCTGTCTTATTTTTATTCGCCTGCTGCCACATCTGAATATGGATTGTGGAAAATGAGGCAGTTTGTCTTTTTGGCTTTCCTTCCTGCGTTCTTGATTCTAATCGTAGGTAAATTAAAGAAAAATGAAATGACATTGATTGAAAACTTTATCTTATTTGCTTGCTTTGCCACGTCCTTGGTTGTATTGTACAACACATTTTCGGATGGTGGATTAGCTGGACTGCAGGCTGACTGGTTTAGTCGGCAATCTATCGGAGAAATGAACCCAGTATGGTTAAGTAGATTTCTCGGTTTAGGTCTATTGGTTTTACAGGCACCTCGTTTCGAAAAAAGACCTGTAATGGTATTCGTTTTAAGTATTGCGCTTGTAATTACGGCTTTGCTCACTGGCTCAAAAACAGTTCTTTATTTTACACTTCCGATAATTGTTCTGTACAGATTGTTTAATAGTGGTATAAACAAAAGAACCGTATTAAGTGTGCTGGCTCTAATCGGTGTGGTCAGTATGGTTGCGATGTTTTTGAACACAATTAACAGTGCGGCGCTTATCCAGAGATTTAGTCTAGAATCTGGGACAATCGGCATGCGTGAAACAATGATGCAATCGACTTGGAATGCGTTTATCGGTAGCGGCACTTTTAACACTCTTTTCGGACATGGTGGGGGTACCGTTGCAAGCAGTATGGGGTATGGGTATGTGAGAGAATACCCGCATAATCTCTTCCTTGAAGTTTTATTTGAACTCGGTTTGATTGGATTCTTTCTGTTGTCCTTTCAGACGCTATTGGCGATTTTGTTGTTTTTAAAAGGATTAAGGAACTGGGTGTTTTTTGCTTACATTCTTCATGTGCTTTTTTCTTTTACGAGCGGTGATCTCGCATCGAATAATCTAGTGTTTGTGTTTTTTGCACTTTACTTGGTTTCCCAAAGGGAAAAGGACATTAAGGTTAAGTACAGGTTGAAATGGTAA
- a CDS encoding WD40/YVTN/BNR-like repeat-containing protein, with the protein MVKTRYVKGRIEYLDTETKLHDDRRTVGAGTRIDVRNYDKVILKVDKCTRATLQPRVSETDNNSDWSHKKATNIWTGTELEAIYNIGEYVVDVSGYSYFQCNAIYVQHEVHSSVTVRAVATNKPVQVSEKRHQKHFRPKPLQAEKEVHIPQPDSGTFFATDITDDTIYGYYRRVIVKTTDGGQTFTELFNRWEDDSSPYPTMVKKLNDGKVMAGYNNGEVYKMEDAANVEPELVLQMPVGRIGIDSIDIHENLVLLGEYGLKVLPNNSRRVWISTDHGDTFEKIFEEAPRDDYHIHSVKYDPYQDIIWLAVGDTINSNVYWSIDRGKNWSRVYEWGECPNQWTAILPLANCVLFLSDNRHTSVYKWDRNRGIEDSISSHRNIEIEIAYTISREVFDVEPVAHFGCTDYDNSAAYFGFIQLNNARYLPSVVYGTADGDKYYPVCIDHEIPSVPSGGIRGVAGPNSKGEIVTTVVDGEKNKIVVIKVPEWIEI; encoded by the coding sequence ATGGTAAAAACACGATATGTAAAAGGAAGAATCGAATATCTAGACACAGAAACAAAATTACACGATGACCGCCGCACGGTAGGGGCGGGAACCAGAATTGATGTTAGGAATTACGATAAAGTCATTCTGAAAGTAGATAAATGTACCAGAGCAACGTTGCAACCGAGAGTAAGCGAGACAGACAATAATTCTGATTGGAGCCATAAAAAGGCGACTAATATATGGACAGGAACCGAACTAGAGGCGATTTATAATATCGGCGAGTACGTTGTAGACGTTAGCGGGTATAGTTACTTCCAATGTAACGCTATTTACGTGCAGCATGAGGTGCATTCCAGTGTAACCGTCCGGGCGGTGGCAACAAACAAGCCTGTTCAAGTTTCCGAAAAAAGACACCAAAAACATTTTAGACCAAAACCACTACAGGCAGAGAAAGAGGTTCACATCCCGCAACCTGATAGCGGAACTTTTTTCGCTACCGACATTACAGATGATACAATTTACGGATACTACCGGAGAGTTATTGTTAAAACAACGGACGGCGGGCAAACCTTCACCGAATTGTTTAATCGATGGGAAGATGATTCGTCGCCTTACCCTACAATGGTAAAGAAATTGAATGATGGAAAAGTAATGGCAGGATACAACAACGGTGAAGTTTATAAAATGGAGGATGCGGCGAACGTTGAACCTGAATTGGTTTTACAAATGCCTGTAGGTCGCATCGGCATCGACAGCATTGATATTCACGAAAACCTCGTTTTACTGGGTGAGTATGGACTTAAAGTGTTGCCTAACAATTCGCGCAGAGTTTGGATCAGTACAGATCACGGTGATACCTTCGAAAAAATATTCGAGGAAGCTCCACGAGACGACTACCACATTCACAGCGTAAAATATGATCCGTACCAAGATATTATATGGCTTGCGGTGGGCGACACGATAAACTCAAACGTCTATTGGTCAATCGACAGGGGTAAGAATTGGAGTCGTGTTTACGAATGGGGCGAGTGCCCTAACCAGTGGACAGCCATTCTCCCACTAGCGAATTGTGTATTATTCCTTAGTGACAACCGGCATACAAGTGTTTATAAATGGGACAGGAACAGAGGGATAGAAGATAGTATAAGCAGCCATAGAAATATTGAAATTGAGATAGCCTACACAATTTCAAGAGAAGTATTTGACGTTGAGCCTGTGGCGCATTTCGGCTGTACAGACTACGACAATTCAGCAGCCTATTTTGGTTTTATCCAGTTGAATAATGCTCGCTATTTACCTAGTGTTGTCTACGGTACAGCAGACGGTGACAAGTATTATCCTGTATGCATTGACCATGAAATCCCTTCTGTACCAAGTGGAGGCATTAGAGGTGTTGCAGGCCCGAACAGCAAAGGAGAAATTGTAACTACGGTTGTGGACGGCGAAAAAAATAAAATAGTGGTTATTAAAGTACCTGAGTGGATTGAAATATAA
- a CDS encoding phage tail domain-containing protein, with the protein MAVTIPKVDSNFKIVYADGTEIDMACDLSVLVRSFRVSAPNPVDYTEVIPGRHGAIRMGRDYGPRQIMAVCEFYVGDASSYSTARQRIYDALFRLEPYHIIADEEPEKRWTVEADSTFTPSRVGSTGEFTIPFISNNPFAELIDPTLEEYDIQTPILVKSGGSVDLGGEDFNGYSTFDASPVEFSVWNHGNITLDPRNLDHLLKITVGVEGAQGDKVTIQNETTGDTWKYEGALNDGDTIILKGVRSMRNGLSVVGSTNRELISLAPGENVFSASIEGYGKITFDFNELYM; encoded by the coding sequence ATGGCGGTTACTATACCGAAAGTAGACTCGAATTTTAAGATAGTGTACGCGGACGGCACGGAAATCGACATGGCGTGCGACCTCTCCGTGCTTGTGCGTAGTTTCCGGGTAAGCGCGCCGAATCCGGTTGATTATACGGAGGTAATACCGGGCAGGCACGGCGCTATCCGTATGGGACGCGACTATGGTCCGCGGCAGATAATGGCAGTTTGCGAGTTTTACGTAGGTGACGCGTCGAGCTACAGCACGGCAAGACAACGTATTTACGACGCTTTGTTCAGGCTGGAACCGTATCATATTATCGCGGACGAGGAGCCGGAAAAGCGGTGGACAGTCGAGGCAGATTCGACGTTTACGCCTAGTCGCGTAGGCAGTACCGGAGAGTTTACAATCCCTTTCATCTCAAACAATCCATTTGCGGAATTAATCGATCCAACGTTAGAAGAATACGACATACAAACGCCTATCCTCGTTAAGTCCGGCGGTTCTGTAGATTTGGGCGGTGAGGATTTCAACGGGTATTCTACTTTCGATGCTTCGCCCGTTGAATTCTCTGTCTGGAATCACGGCAACATTACACTTGATCCCCGCAACCTCGACCACCTACTAAAAATAACGGTGGGTGTAGAGGGGGCGCAAGGCGATAAAGTGACAATACAAAACGAGACAACAGGCGATACGTGGAAATACGAAGGTGCGCTAAACGATGGCGACACAATCATATTAAAAGGCGTGCGGTCGATGCGTAATGGGTTAAGCGTGGTTGGGTCAACCAATCGTGAATTGATTTCATTAGCGCCGGGCGAGAACGTCTTTTCTGCCTCTATTGAGGGGTACGGAAAAATTACATTTGACTTCAACGAACTTTACATGTAG
- a CDS encoding phage tail tape measure protein, with amino-acid sequence MENEQFRKGMEQAKRDMDANTSSAERNRKSLQMIERGALAVGGAVVAAIGGSAKVAADFEQSMARVAAITGSTDEEMAQLESTARELGSTTQFSASEAASAMEFLGMAGFSTNEIISAMPGVLNLAASAAVDLGLASDAVSNIMTGFGMSAEETDRAVDVLVATMTSANTNLPQLADAMKYVAPVAASLGLDIEETAAAIGKMSDAGIQGSQAGTTMRAMLLSLASPTGRTKDAMEDLGISITDANDEMLPLSEIIGVVSDAMEGMTDVQKTQYAEMLVGTQAASGFLALLEEGEDGLANYTEELRNSEGAAKEMADTQNDTVNGAFREFKSAMSEIGISIGQEFLPVIRDVVERATELTRKFGDLDPATVALGLKMAGTAAGVTLVVTSVIKLGTAIRGLYAAMGPAGWLILGLSAVAAGVVAWNDRSKRAAEVNAEVADATIEQADSLESLADRYDELRGKSRLTTDQIGELLDIQQRMERESDPEELKKLENAYDDIAEKSGLSKDEISELLAVNNEIIEQTPHVEQTMSERGNAVVDATDAVRDYIQSLRDMALEELQMERIAALEREAELRKEHRDDLLEQEEIGKRLEILTESRNMSEDERRDRVSEINRLINDEFATGEELVKLERERDVLMELHKTGMAETHGKLREQKEEIDGKLELHQDEIDKLGVIDEKIAGILLTEIGINEVGEEGLKIADEKLQKLRDEKAEIEEQISKEGDKHGVLGMQVDTLNEQISKHENIVGQIEEETGLKSDILGKEDEHNRKLEQNRAQLDLIEDSMLGNTRAQEGTNDKIDEGTAKAGEMTDELGKDVDKAVNVSDGGDIADINRRASSPVTKIVSVRERLLNSVGLSRHNGGPVGQYRPGDGAPAGKLHTGGLASQLMNAPMHNEVDVRLLRNEMVLTEGQQANLFRSLQGGGQSTGGSSEAYLAEIAGGIAQIERKIQEIDPSFTIELDGEEVGRKVEPHVSTNQHDKHGVQRIFNGDWGR; translated from the coding sequence TTGGAGAACGAGCAATTTCGCAAGGGAATGGAGCAGGCAAAACGCGATATGGACGCTAATACTTCTTCCGCGGAACGTAATAGGAAATCGTTACAAATGATTGAACGCGGGGCACTAGCCGTCGGTGGCGCCGTCGTAGCGGCAATCGGCGGAAGCGCAAAAGTAGCGGCGGATTTCGAGCAGAGCATGGCGCGAGTCGCAGCAATTACCGGAAGTACTGACGAAGAGATGGCGCAATTAGAGAGCACCGCAAGAGAGTTAGGTAGTACCACACAATTTTCGGCATCCGAGGCGGCAAGTGCGATGGAATTCCTAGGAATGGCAGGATTTTCCACAAATGAAATTATATCCGCAATGCCCGGAGTATTAAATCTCGCAGCAAGCGCAGCGGTTGACCTCGGGTTAGCTTCGGACGCCGTTTCCAATATTATGACGGGTTTCGGTATGTCTGCTGAGGAAACGGATCGGGCGGTAGACGTATTAGTTGCGACAATGACTTCCGCAAATACGAATCTTCCGCAGTTGGCGGACGCGATGAAATACGTTGCTCCGGTTGCAGCGTCCCTCGGTCTTGATATCGAGGAAACCGCCGCAGCTATCGGAAAAATGAGCGACGCCGGAATTCAGGGAAGCCAAGCCGGAACCACAATGCGTGCGATGCTTTTATCTCTCGCCTCGCCAACCGGACGCACGAAGGATGCGATGGAAGATCTCGGCATCTCAATTACCGACGCAAATGACGAAATGTTGCCGTTGTCCGAAATTATCGGAGTCGTATCGGATGCCATGGAAGGCATGACGGACGTTCAAAAAACGCAATATGCCGAAATGCTCGTCGGAACACAAGCGGCGTCCGGATTCCTCGCGTTACTCGAAGAAGGCGAAGATGGCCTTGCGAACTATACGGAAGAACTCCGAAACTCCGAAGGCGCGGCGAAAGAAATGGCCGACACGCAAAACGACACGGTAAACGGGGCTTTCCGCGAATTTAAATCGGCGATGTCCGAAATTGGTATCTCGATTGGCCAAGAATTTCTCCCGGTCATACGGGATGTCGTCGAACGCGCCACGGAATTAACGCGTAAATTTGGCGATCTCGACCCGGCAACCGTCGCGTTAGGCTTAAAAATGGCGGGAACAGCCGCAGGGGTGACGCTGGTAGTTACGTCGGTAATAAAGCTAGGTACGGCGATACGCGGATTATACGCGGCAATGGGGCCGGCCGGTTGGCTAATTCTCGGATTATCCGCAGTAGCAGCGGGCGTAGTCGCGTGGAACGATCGGTCGAAGCGAGCAGCGGAAGTAAATGCCGAAGTTGCGGACGCTACGATTGAGCAAGCGGACTCGCTCGAATCATTAGCTGATCGTTACGATGAATTGCGAGGCAAGTCGCGCTTAACTACGGATCAAATCGGTGAGTTACTCGATATACAACAGCGGATGGAACGAGAAAGCGACCCCGAAGAATTGAAGAAACTCGAAAATGCGTACGATGACATCGCGGAAAAGTCCGGGTTATCGAAAGACGAGATAAGCGAATTACTCGCGGTGAATAACGAGATTATCGAACAAACTCCGCACGTAGAGCAGACGATGAGCGAGCGAGGTAATGCGGTTGTTGATGCGACTGACGCCGTGCGCGACTATATCCAATCCTTACGCGATATGGCGTTGGAGGAATTGCAGATGGAACGTATTGCCGCGCTTGAGCGTGAGGCGGAGTTGCGTAAGGAACATCGCGACGATTTACTTGAGCAAGAAGAGATAGGAAAGCGCCTCGAAATCCTAACGGAATCGCGAAATATGTCCGAGGATGAGCGAAGGGATCGGGTCAGTGAAATAAACCGTTTAATTAATGATGAATTCGCGACTGGCGAGGAACTTGTTAAATTAGAACGGGAACGCGACGTATTAATGGAATTACACAAAACCGGTATGGCGGAAACTCACGGAAAACTACGGGAACAAAAAGAGGAAATCGACGGAAAACTCGAATTGCACCAGGATGAGATCGATAAGCTCGGGGTCATCGACGAAAAGATTGCCGGAATCCTCCTTACGGAAATCGGTATTAACGAAGTTGGAGAAGAAGGCCTCAAAATAGCCGACGAGAAATTACAGAAACTTCGAGATGAAAAGGCGGAAATCGAGGAGCAAATATCGAAAGAGGGCGACAAACACGGTGTCCTCGGAATGCAAGTCGATACGCTCAATGAGCAGATCAGCAAGCACGAAAATATCGTCGGACAGATCGAAGAGGAAACGGGGTTGAAATCGGATATTCTCGGTAAGGAAGACGAGCACAACCGTAAGCTTGAGCAAAACCGCGCGCAACTCGACTTAATCGAGGATTCGATGCTCGGAAATACGCGTGCGCAAGAGGGTACAAACGACAAGATCGACGAAGGTACCGCCAAGGCCGGCGAGATGACGGACGAACTCGGCAAGGACGTCGACAAGGCCGTAAATGTATCGGACGGTGGCGACATCGCCGATATCAATCGCCGTGCGTCCAGCCCGGTGACTAAGATCGTCAGCGTACGCGAGCGGCTACTTAATTCGGTCGGACTATCCCGCCACAACGGAGGACCCGTCGGACAATATCGACCGGGCGACGGAGCGCCTGCCGGAAAGTTGCATACTGGCGGTTTAGCTTCGCAACTAATGAACGCGCCGATGCATAACGAGGTAGACGTACGACTTTTGCGTAACGAAATGGTATTGACGGAAGGCCAGCAGGCGAATCTGTTCCGGTCACTACAAGGCGGCGGGCAGTCAACGGGCGGATCGTCCGAAGCATACCTCGCTGAAATCGCGGGCGGTATCGCGCAAATAGAACGTAAGATACAGGAAATTGACCCGAGCTTTACGATAGAGCTCGACGGAGAAGAAGTCGGCCGCAAAGTGGAGCCACACGTTAGCACGAATCAGCACGACAAGCACGGCGTGCAACGAATATTTAACGGAGATTGGGGGCGTTAG
- a CDS encoding minor capsid protein encodes MRVIDLITFLRGEVDYQYVPNKFPTSAGYPDKAAAVVIHPGRPVDEWTGKRQPSFQILVRGGPNGDADAEAKAYEIFDTLANRRDVNIGADSLSIITPVGSAPFYIGEDEIYRPIYSMNFNAVIRPAPQT; translated from the coding sequence ATGCGAGTCATCGATTTAATTACGTTTCTGCGCGGTGAAGTCGATTATCAATACGTCCCGAACAAGTTTCCGACGTCGGCGGGATATCCGGACAAAGCGGCTGCGGTCGTGATTCACCCGGGACGACCCGTCGACGAATGGACGGGCAAGCGGCAACCATCGTTTCAAATCCTCGTACGTGGCGGACCGAATGGGGATGCCGATGCAGAAGCGAAAGCATACGAAATATTCGACACGCTCGCCAATCGGCGGGATGTCAATATCGGCGCGGACTCACTATCGATTATCACACCGGTAGGGTCGGCGCCTTTTTATATCGGAGAGGACGAGATCTACCGGCCAATCTATTCGATGAATTTTAACGCGGTGATACGGCCGGCACCGCAAACCTAA